The Bradyrhizobium oligotrophicum S58 genome contains the following window.
TATTTGATTTTTGCGCTTCGCTTGTCCATGGTTGCATCATCCAAATAAACGCAAGCCGCGCACAGCGCGCTCACATCATCGCGGAAACGCCCAAGAGAGCACCCATGACCATGTTCGATCTCACCGGCCGTGTGGCCGTCGTCACCGGCGGCAATGGAGGCATAGGCCTCGGTATCGCCCAGGCACTTGCGTCCAGTGGCTGCAATGTCTCGATCTGGGGCCGCAACGCCGAGAAGAACAAGGCCGCCGCGGCGTCGATGGCCTCAGGCCCAGGCAAGGTCGACACGCGGGTTTGCGACGTGACCAGCGTCGCCTCCGTCGCCGAGGCGATGAAGGCGACGCTCGACACCTTCGGCCGCGTCGACGGCTGCTTCGCCAATGCCGGCATCGGCGGCGGCGGCCGCAAGCCCTTCATCGAGCGCAGCGAGGAGGAATGGCGCACGATGTTCGCGACCAATCTCGACGGCGTGTTCCACGCCTTCCAGGCCGCCGCGCGGCACATGACGGCGCGCGCGGAAGCCGGCGACCCGTTCGGCCGGCTGGTTGCCACGTCCAGCCTCGCCTCGCTGTTCGGCACCGCCCGCAACGAGCACTATGCGGCAACCAAGGCTGCGCTGAACGCGCTGTGCCGCGCGCTTGCCGTCGAGCTCGCACGCCACGGCGTGACCGCGAATGCGATCCTGCCCGGCTGGATCAAGAGCGACATGACGGCTGGCATCATGGCCAACGACAAGTTCGTCGCCAACGTCATGCCGCGGATTCCGGTGCGCCGGTTCGGCGAGCCGTCGGATTTCGGCGGCATCGCGGTGTATCTGATGAGCAAGGCCTCGTCCTACCATACCGCCGATTGCTTCGTCATCGACGGCGGCTATACCGCCTTCTGACCCCGCCCGAGCGGAGGTGAGCCGGACCGTCCTTTCGCTTCCTTGCGAAAGGTTCCGGCGCTTTATGCCCAGATTTCGGAAATTTAATGTGCCTGACGGTGCCACGCCCCCGTGACCTCGGCGTTGTCCATCATCACATAGCGATGAGAGTTGACAGGGAAGGATGCCATGAAGCGCGGTGTGACGGTTTTGGCCTGTGTGTCTGCCCTGGCTGTAGCCGGCTACTTTGCGATGGCCAAATGGGGTATCCAGCACGAGAGCCGAGAGTTCTTCGATGCCGAGCGGCAGCGGCCGATCACGGTCGACGTCGCAGTGCGCCAGGACTACGAGATGAAGGCCAATGCCGGGCTGTGGCGGCTGCCGGTCGCCATCATCAGCAACGGCAACACGGTGAAGAACACCGAGTACTCGTTCCTGGCGAACGTGTTTGCCGCCCGCGGCTATCTGGTTGCCAGCGTCCAGCAGGATCTGCCGACCGACCCGCCGCTCGTCACCGATGTCGGCCAGCCCTATGTCGGCCGGCTCGGCGTCTACAAGAAGGGCGAGGCCAACATCCTTTGCGTGCTGAACGAGATGAAGAAGCGGCATCCGAACGCCGACTACGCACACCTGACACTCGTCGGCCATTCCAATGGCGGCGACACCGCGATGTATTTCGCCAAGGAGCATCCGAACATCGTCAGCCAGGTGGTGACGCTGGACAATCTCCGTGTCCCGTTCGTGATCAGGGACAAGCTGAAGATTCTCTCCTTCCGTTCCGACGATCCCCAGTTCAAGACCGATCCCGGCGTGCTTCCTTCGCAGGTCGGCAAGAAGAGCGGCATCGACATCATCAAGACCGAATTCCAGCACACCTGGATGAGCGACCGGGGCCCTTACACGGCGCGGGAACGGATCCAGGCGACGCTCGACAAATATCTCGGCGGTGACGCGACCAGCGAGCTGGCACCGGCCGATACGGACAACCTGATCGTCAACAATGCGGCAGCCGCGCTGCCCTGACGCCAGCTGAACGTGGCTAACTGAAGGCGAAATACACGGCAGCGCCATCTCGGGCGCGATGCGCGCCCGAGCTTTGCTGGTCGGTCTCCTCGAAGCGAAACGATGGCGCGGGGAATAATGCCGGGTGATGGCCTCATCCGGCACAAGCCTCGTTGCGTGCGACAAACCGGCGCGACGGGCAGACAACGCAGGGCAGCCCCGCATATCGCGCGGCCGCCATGCGCTGCCCGACGAGAATTACTGCTGCGGCTTCTTGACCGGCGGGCCGCTCTTGTTGCCCGGCATGCCCTTGACGTTCGACGGATCCTGCGCGCTCACGTCCGGGTTTTGCCGGTTGATCGTGGAGGACGAACCCACGGTGCCGGTTTCCGTCGCCGAGAGTCCGTTCTTGTTGCCGGGCGCGCCCTGGATGCCCGCTCCGGAATTCTGCGCGCTCGGCGGCGGCGTGGTCTGCTGCTGCCCGCCCTGTGCCAGGGCTGAGCTGGCCGAGACGACGAACGCACACGCAATCAAGCTGACGATTGGTTTCATTGGCGTGACCTCCATTTTGTAGTTGCTGTGCTGTTCGAACGTGGCGCCGCCGCAGCCGTTCCCCGGAACACCAGATTCAGAAAGCGCCGCTGCAGCGGTGATGCGCAGCCGCTGCCCGCTTTATCGGCTTCCGCATTGCACCACCGCCAACTACCCTCCGACGACTCACCGCACCCAGAGGCCGCCATGCAATACCTCTCGACCGATCTCAGCCCGCGCGAGCGCTACAAGATCCTGACCTCGTTCGTGCTGCCGCGACCGATCGCCTGGGTGACGACAACGAGCGGGACGGGGATCGTCAACGCAGCCCCCTTCTCGTTCTTCAACGTGCTCGGCGAGGACCCGCCGCTCTGCGTGTTCGCCATCAACCTGCGTCCGGACGGCCGGGTGAAGGACACGCTGGTCAACATCCGCCGCGCCGGCGAGTTCGTGGTCCACATCACCGACGAGCCGCTGGCAGAGGCGATGCACGAGACCGGCGGCGACTTTCCACCTGAGATCAGCGAGCCCGATCATCTCGGGCTCAGGCTCGCGCCGTCGCGCATGATCGCGGTGCCGCGGCTGGCGGACGCGCCGTTCGCGATGGAGTGCAAGACCTGGCAGCTGATCGACGTCAACGGCGATCGCGTGCTGGTGCTCGGCGAGGGCCTTGCCTTCCACATCCGCGACGAATTGTGGGACACCGAGAAGATGCGGGTCGCGATGGAGCTGTTCCACCCCATCGGCCGCATGTTCGCCGACCGCTACTGCCGCACCAACGACCGGATGGATTTCCCGCCGGCCAAAGGCGCGGGGTGACCTCTCTCACCGCCGCACCACGGCCTCTGCTGGCCGAGCCTCAGTAGGCCGCGGCGAGATAATCGACGATCTTGCCGACGTCGGCTTCGTCGATCGGCGCGGCATAGACCTTGATCATCTTGGTGACCTCCGCCTGCCAGAAGTCCTTCTTGTTCTTCATCGGCGGTTGCGTGTTGATGTAATCCGCCGAATGACAGGCCGTGCAGTTGCCCTGCACGACCTCCAGATTCGGTCCCGGCTTGAAGACGGCCACTTCCTGCGGAATCTGATAGTTGACCGGAGCTGCGGTGACCGAGGCTGGGCCGCTCGCAAGCCAGCACAGGCCGCAACTCATGACGATGGCGATGAGAGATGTCCGTTGCATGGTCATGCTCCCTAGGCCACCGCGACGCGCACGGTTTCGACGACGTTGCGCAAATAGCCAGCCGGATTCCAGCGCGGCGCGTCCGGCTGCGTCTCACCGGAATTGCTGGTCGCCCGGACCTTGAGTTCGTGAGCGCCTGAGGCGAGCTTCACCGGCAGTTTCCATTCGCGGAACGAATATTTGCCGAGGTCCTTGCCGAGCTTGGCGTTGGTCCAGGTCTTGCCGCCGTCGGTCGAGACCGCGACCTCCTTGATGCCTGCCCCGCCGTCGAATGCCATGCCCCGAAGCGTGGTGCGGCCGGTCTTCAGCTTGGCGCCGTCGGCGACGCTGGTGATGAACGAGCGCACGGTGAAGCGGTTGATCGGGATCGTTGCTTTCGGCGTG
Protein-coding sequences here:
- a CDS encoding SDR family NAD(P)-dependent oxidoreductase, which gives rise to MTMFDLTGRVAVVTGGNGGIGLGIAQALASSGCNVSIWGRNAEKNKAAAASMASGPGKVDTRVCDVTSVASVAEAMKATLDTFGRVDGCFANAGIGGGGRKPFIERSEEEWRTMFATNLDGVFHAFQAAARHMTARAEAGDPFGRLVATSSLASLFGTARNEHYAATKAALNALCRALAVELARHGVTANAILPGWIKSDMTAGIMANDKFVANVMPRIPVRRFGEPSDFGGIAVYLMSKASSYHTADCFVIDGGYTAF
- a CDS encoding alpha/beta hydrolase family protein — its product is MKRGVTVLACVSALAVAGYFAMAKWGIQHESREFFDAERQRPITVDVAVRQDYEMKANAGLWRLPVAIISNGNTVKNTEYSFLANVFAARGYLVASVQQDLPTDPPLVTDVGQPYVGRLGVYKKGEANILCVLNEMKKRHPNADYAHLTLVGHSNGGDTAMYFAKEHPNIVSQVVTLDNLRVPFVIRDKLKILSFRSDDPQFKTDPGVLPSQVGKKSGIDIIKTEFQHTWMSDRGPYTARERIQATLDKYLGGDATSELAPADTDNLIVNNAAAALP
- a CDS encoding flavin reductase family protein; the encoded protein is MQYLSTDLSPRERYKILTSFVLPRPIAWVTTTSGTGIVNAAPFSFFNVLGEDPPLCVFAINLRPDGRVKDTLVNIRRAGEFVVHITDEPLAEAMHETGGDFPPEISEPDHLGLRLAPSRMIAVPRLADAPFAMECKTWQLIDVNGDRVLVLGEGLAFHIRDELWDTEKMRVAMELFHPIGRMFADRYCRTNDRMDFPPAKGAG
- the sorB gene encoding SorB family sulfite dehydrogenase c-type cytochrome subunit, with the protein product MQRTSLIAIVMSCGLCWLASGPASVTAAPVNYQIPQEVAVFKPGPNLEVVQGNCTACHSADYINTQPPMKNKKDFWQAEVTKMIKVYAAPIDEADVGKIVDYLAAAY